A portion of the Ricinus communis isolate WT05 ecotype wild-type chromosome 10, ASM1957865v1, whole genome shotgun sequence genome contains these proteins:
- the LOC8282389 gene encoding FT-interacting protein 7, producing MAKNQKLIVEVVDARNLLPKDGHGTSSPYVTIDFYGQRKRTQTAIRDLNPTWNEVLEFNVGKPSNVFDDILELDVCHDKNYGPTRRNVHLGRIRLSSGQFVRKGEEALIYYPLEKKYLFSWIQGEIGLRIYYQDEAIPPPPPPPPAPPAEEAKADANAGSSPAEEKLSETAPAEGEKSEKPPESETTKELDNKEPPKEEPPAEPAAEAPPADNAPAPIQAEKPPESDPPPPPPTPPPAEAKSEANESQGDPSAAQADGDDIVLEPTGNNLGPSPTASPEIMAASVSGSVPEIKVAGINAPHPITRPAAPTTNYILEPQESISIERSSFDLVEKMHYLFVRVVKAKGLPTNGNPIVKIVASGNRVLSRPARKTGFFEWDQTFAFGRDAPESSSILEVSVWDPLSMDPRKQYDLAAGGAKFLGGICFDVTEIPLRDPPDSPLAPQWYMLEGGETHNSVMLGNLMLATWVGTQADEAFPDAWKTDTAGNVNSRAKVYLSPKLWYLRATVLEAQDIIPVAHIKESSFQIKAQLGFQAQKTKPTVTRNGNPSWNEDLLFVAAEPFSDHLIFTLENRQPKGHVTIGIARIPLAAVERRVDDRKVAARWFSFEDPKSEKVAYKGRIQLKLCFDGGYHVMDETANVCSDYRPTARQLWKPPVGTVELGIIACKNLLPMKTVDGKSCTDSYCVAKYGPKWVRTRTVCDSLDPKWNEQYTWKVFDPSTVLTIGVFDSWGLFESSSSSGGEKTATRPDSRIGKIRIRISTLETGKVYRNSYPLNLLSSNGVKKMGEIEIAVRFVRTTPTLDFLHVYSQPLMPLMHHINPIGVVQQEMLRSTTVKILATHLSRSEPPLRREVVLYMLDADSHAFSMRKVRANWFRIINVIAGVLDIVRWIDDTRVWKNPTATLLVHALLVMLVWFPDLIVPTLAFYVFAIGAWNYRFRSRDPLPHFDPKISLADSVDREELDEEFDTLPSSRSADTVRARYDKLRTLGVRVQKILGDLATQGERVQALVTWRDPRATGIFVGLCFAVAMILYLVPSKMVAMAFGFYYFRHPIFRDQMPSPALNFFRRLPSLSDRIM from the coding sequence ATGGCCAAGAATCAGAAACTAATAGTTGAAGTTGTGGATGCTCGCAATCTTTTACCCAAAGATGGCCACGGTACTTCGAGTCCATACGTTACAATCGACTTCTATGGGCAGAGAAAGCGGACGCAAACTGCTATACGTGATCTAAACCCAACATGGAATGAAGTTCTTGAGTTCAACGTGGGCAAGCCGTCAAATGTGTTTGATGACATTCTTGAACTCGATGTTTGTCATGACAAGAATTATGGCCCAACCAGAAGAAATGTTCATCTTGGAAGAATAAGGTTGAGTTCAGGCCAGTTTGTTAGAAAAGGTGAAGAGGCTCTGATATATTACCCTTTGGAGAAGAAGTACTTGTTTAGTTGGATACAGGGTGAAATCGGGTTAAGGATTTATTATCAAGATGAAGCGATACCACCACCTCCTCCACCTCCACCAGCACCCCCGGCAGAGGAAGCAAAGGCTGACGCAAATGCAGGGTCATCACCAGCGGAAGAGAAGCTATCAGAAACTGCACCAGCAGAAGGCGAAAAGTCTGAGAAGCCACCGGAATCAGAGACCACAAAAGAGCTTGATAACAAAGAACCACCAAAAGAGGAGCCACCGGCTGAACCAGCGGCAGAGGCGCCGCCTGCAGATAATGCACCAGCTCCTATTCAAGCTGAAAAACCACCAGAATCTGAtcctccaccaccaccaccgaCACCGCCACCAGCAGAGGCAAAGTCAGAAGCAAATGAAAGTCAAGGGGATCCATCTGCTGCTCAAGCTGATGGTGATGACATTGTTTTGGAACCCACAGGAAATAATTTGGGTCCAAGTCCAACAGCATCACCAGAAATAATGGCAGCATCAGTATCTGGATCAGTGCCAGAAATAAAAGTAGCAGGAATCAACGCTCCACATCCAATCACAAGACCAGCAGCCCCAACAACAAACTACATATTGGAACCACAAGAAAGTATTTCAATCGAACGATCATCATTTGATCTGGTTGAAAAGATGCATTACTTATTCGTTCGAGTAGTTAAAGCTAAAGGGCTACCTACCAATGGAAATCCAATTGTAAAGATCGTAGCTTCAGGCAATCGAGTTCTCTCTAGACCAGCAAGAAAGACTGGGTTTTTTGAATGGGATCAAACTTTCGCATTCGGCCGCGATGCACCGGAATCCTCCTCCATCCTTGAAGTCTCGGTTTGGGACCCACTTTCTATGGACCCCAGAAAACAATATGACTTGGCAGCAGGAGGTGCGAAATTCCTAGGTGGGATTTGCTTCGATGTCACGGAAATTCCCTTGCGGGACCCACCTGACAGCCCGTTGGCCCCACAGTGGTACATGTTGGAAGGAGGTGAAACCCACAACAGCGTCATGCTTGGAAATCTCATGCTTGCCACGTGGGTTGGGACACAAGCTGACGAGGCATTCCCTGATGCTTGGAAAACAGATACAGCAGGTAATGTGAATTCAAGGGCCAAAGTTTATCTCTCTCCTAAGTTATGGTACTTAAGGGCAACTGTGCTTGAAGCCCAGGATATCATCCCTGTGGCCCATATAAAAGAATCCTCTTTTCAAATAAAAGCCCAGTTAGGATTCCAAGCCCAAAAGACGAAACCTACTGTGACACGAAACGGTAACCCGTCGTGGAATGAAGACTTGCTGTTCGTCGCTGCTGAACCCTTTAGCGACCACTTGATTTTCACTTTGGAAAACCGGCAACCTAAAGGACATGTAACCATCGGGATTGCCAGAATACCTCTTGCTGCAGTCGAAAGGCGGGTTGATGACAGGAAAGTGGCGGCACGATGGTTCAGTTTTGAAGATCCTAAGAGTGAAAAGGTAGCGTACAAAGGCAGAATTCAGTTGAAGTTATGTTTCGATGGCGGGTACCATGTAATGGACGAGACGGCTAATGTATGCAGCGATTACCGGCCAACTGCAAGGCAGCTTTGGAAACCACCAGTCGGCACGGTTGAGTTGGGTATCATTGCGTGCAAGAATTTGTTACCTATGAAAACAGTTGACGGTAAAAGTTGTACAGATAGTTATTGTGTAGCCAAATATGGTCCGAAATGGGTACGCACGAGAACTGTATGTGATAGTCTGGATCCTAAATGGAATGAGCAGTACACGTGGAAGGTTTTTGATCCATCTACTGTGTTAACTATTGGCGTTTTTGATAGCTGGGGATTGTTtgaatcatcatcatcatcaggcGGTGAGAAAACAGCCACGCGTCCTGATTCTCGTATTGGGAAAATAAGAATACGTATATCTACTCTGGAGACGGGTAAGGTGTACAGAAACTCATATCCATTGAATTTATTGAGCAGCAATGGAGTGAAGAAAATGGGCGAGATAGAGATAGCAGTAAGATTCGTACGCACAACTCCGACGTTGGATTTCTTACACGTGTACTCCCAACCTTTAATGCCGTTGATGCATCATATAAACCCAATAGGGGTGGTCCAGCAAGAAATGTTGAGGAGCACAACTGTGAAGATCTTAGCCACTCATTTGTCGAGATCAGAGCCGCCACTGCGACGTGAGGTTGTGCTTTACATGCTTGATGCGGATTCGCACGCTTTCAGCATGCGGAAAGTACGTGCCAATTGGTTTAGAATCATCAATGTGATTGCTGGAGTGCTGGACATCGTACGGTGGATAGACGACACCCGTGTGTGGAAGAATCCAACGGCTACTCTGCTCGTGCATGCATTGCTTGTGATGCTGGTGTGGTTCCCTGATTTGATTGTCCCTACATTAGCATTTTACGTGTTTGCGATCGGTGCCTGGAATTACAGGTTTAGATCAAGGGACCCGCTACCTCATTTTGACCCTAAGATCTCATTGGCTGATTCGGTGGATCGCGAGGAGCTGGATGAAGAATTTGATACACTGCCAAGTAGTAGATCAGCGGATACAGTGCGAGCAAGGTATGATAAGTTACGCACACTCGGGGTAAGAGTGCAAAAGATATTGGGAGATTTGGCGACGCAAGGTGAAAGGGTGCAAGCATTAGTGACATGGAGGGATCCAAGGGCGACAGGGATATTTGTAGGGCTGTGTTTTGCGGTGGCAATGATACTATACTTGGTGCCATCAAAAATGGTGGCAATGGCATTTGGATTCTATTATTTCCGCCATCCTATCTTCCGCGATCAAATGCCATCGCCAGCATTGAACTTCTTCAGGAGGCTTCCTTCACTATCGGATCGAATTATGTAG
- the LOC8282390 gene encoding beta-glucosidase BoGH3B: MARIPIFLVGLVLLWGAIAEAEYMRYKDPKQPLNLRIKDLMKKMTLEEKIGQMTQIERSVASTEVMKKYFIGSVLSGGGSVPAKQASAETWIKMVNDFQKGSLSTRLGIPMIYGIDAVHGHNNVYNATIFPHNIGLGATRDPELVKRIGAATALEVRATGIPYVFAPCIAVCRDPRWGRCYESYSEDPKIVQAMTEIVPGLQGDIPSGSPKGVPFLAGKTKVAACAKHYVGDGGTTDGINENNTVISRHGLLSIHMPGYYNSIIKGVSTVMVSYSSWNGIKMHANRDMVTGFLKNTLRFRGFVISDWQGIDRITFPPHANYTYSVLAGISAGIDMIMVPYNYTEFIDGLTYLVKSGIIPMSRIDDAVKRILRVKFVMGLFENPNADESLVNQLGSYEHRQLAREAVRKSLVLLRNGKYADKPSLPLPKKASKILVAGSHADNLGYQCGGWTIEWQGLGGNDLTSGTTILTAIKNTVDSSTKVVYEENPDADFVKANNFSYAIVVVGEHPYAETQGDSMNLTIAEPGPSTIQNVCGAVKCVVVVVSGRPVVIQPYVNIIDALVAAWLPGTEGQGVADVLFGDYGFTGKLSHTWFKTVDQLPMNVGDRYYDPLFPFGFGLTTEPVKA; this comes from the exons ATGGCTAGAATTCCCATCTTCTTGGTGGGGCTTGTTCTCTTATGGGGAGCCATAGCAGAAGCAGAATACATGAGATACAAAGATCCTAAACAACCCTTAAATCTTCGGATAAAGGACTTAATGAAAAAGATGACATTAGAGGAAAAAATTGGCCAGATGACACAGATCGAACGCAGTGTTGCATCCACTGAAGTGatgaagaaatattttattg GGAGTGTACTGAGCGGAGGAGGGAGTGTTCCAGCTAAACAGGCTTCTGCAGAAACTTGGATAAAAATGGTGAATGATTTTCAGAAAGGTTCTTTATCAACCAGACTTGGAATTCCTATGATTTATGGGATTGATGCTGTTCATGGCCACAACAATGTCTACAACGCTACAATCTTTCCTCACAATATTGGGCTGGGAGCCACCAG GGACCCTGAACTTGTTAAGCGGATTGGGGCTGCAACTGCACTTGAAGTCAGAGCTACAGGCATTCCTTATGTTTTTGCACCTTGTATCGCG GTCTGTAGAGATCCAAGATGGGGTCGATGCTATGAGAGTTACAGTGAAGATCCTAAGATTGTTCAAGCAATGACTGAGATAGTACCCGGATTACAAGGAGACATCCCTTCTGGCTCTCCAAAGGGTGTTCCTTTCCTTGCTGGAAA AACAAAAGTTGCAGCTTGCGCCAAGCACTATGTCGGTGATGGAGGAACGACAGATGGGATTAATGAGAATAATACAGTGATAAGCAGACATGGGTTGCTTAGCATCCACATGCCAGGTTACTATAACTCAATCATTAAGGGGGTGTCAACTGTTATGGTCTCCTACTCTAGCTGGAACGGAATTAAGATGCATGCGAACCGTGACATGGTCACTGGCTTTCTCAAGAACACTCTTCGCTTCAGG GGGTTTGTCATTTCAGATTGGCAGGGTATTGACAGAATCACCTTCCCGCCCCATGCTAACTACACATATTCCGTCCTAGCAGGAATTAGTGCTGGAATCGACATG ATCATGGTTCCATACAACTACACAGAATTTATCGATGGTCTGACATACCTGGTGAAGAGTGGCATTATTCCTATGAGCCGAATTGATGATGCAGTAAAGAGAATTTTGCGAGTTAAGTTCGTGATGGGTCTGTTTGAGAACCCAAATGCAGATGAGAGTCTGGTGAACCAGCTTGGAAGTTAT GAGCATAGACAACTGGCTAGAGAAGCTGTGAGGAAATCACTTGTGCTATTAAGGAATGGTAAATATGCTGATAAGCCATCGTTACCCCTTCCCAAGAAAGCTTCGAAAATACTCGTTGCTGGCAGTCATGCAGACAATCTTGGTTATCAGTGTGGTGGATGGACAATTGAGTGGCAAGGACTTGGTGGCAACGACCTCACAAGTG GTACTACAATACTTACAGCCATTAAAAATACTGTTGATTCAAGCACAAAAGTTGTCTACGAGGAAAACCCTGATGCAGACTTTGTGAAGGCCAACAATTTCTCATATGCCATTGTTGTAGTGGGAGAACACCCATATGCAGAAACACAGGGCGACAGCATGAACCTGACAATTGCTGAACCCGGCCCAAGCACCATCCAGAATGTCTGCGGAGCAGTGAAATGCGTTGTTGTAGTTGTCTCAGGACGTCCTGTCGTAATCCAACCATATGTCAACATAATAGATGCCCTTGTTGCTGCATGGCTTCCTGGAACTGAAGGACAGGGTGTTGCTGATGTTCTATTTGGTGACTACGGTTTTACAGGCAAGCTTTCGCATACCTGGTTCAAGACTGTTGATCAGCTGCCTATGAATGTTGGAGACAGATACTACGACCCACTTTTCCCTTTTGGATTTGGCCTCACTACTGAACCTGTCAAGGCCTAG
- the LOC8282391 gene encoding DNA ligase 1, producing MEDKSEIAVSGVKIEEKVKKEELHLKVKSKDIEPSDEKGEKSEVEIELKTKSVEKEKPSKKEDEEKDKKKKKHKVEDEGDKKKEKDKGEKKKKKKEKEGEDGLGEESEVDNEAGETKKKEEKKDKKCKEKEEKKKNKKEHVEEVKEKDEQGEKDEKKKEKKKEKNKDLEEEEKGTEDLKGRSSSSKDEKDKKHEEEVKEKDKEKKGKKEKKVKDKEKKVDEESEEKNKENEEDDKGEDKKKEKDKKKEKKHKDELDEEEEKETEEKKKNKKDEEKKDKKHKDVVDKEEEDEGKEKEEKKKKKDKKHKDGVDDEGEEKKRREKKKDKEDKKEKEHKDESKQLKSEIEVASREIKMEPGLEGEEAEEEKQDKTKEGKEKKKDKDQKEKSDKKRKKGEKGKSKDIGNQKNKLDKIDGKINALLEKKADILRQIKEAEDVNSVVHEDKDAQTADTK from the coding sequence ATGGAAGACAAATCTGAAATAGCTGTTTCTGGTGTTAAAATAGAGGAAAAGGTTAAAAAGGAGGAATTGCATTTGAAAGTCAAGAGCAAAGATATAGAACCAAGTGATGAGAAGGGAGAGAAATCTGAGGTGGAAATCGAGTTGAAGACCAAATCAGTAGAGAAGGAAAAGCCAAGCAAGAAAGAGGATGAGGagaaagataagaaaaagaagaagcacaAGGTTGAAGATGAAGGTgataagaagaaagagaaagacaagggagaaaagaagaagaaaaagaaggaaaaggagggTGAGGATGGTTTAGGTGAAGAGTCGGAGGTGGACAATGAAGCTGGAGAGactaagaaaaaggaagagaaaaaggataagaaatgcaaggaaaaagaagagaagaaaaagaataagaaagaacATGTAGAGGAGGTGAAGGAGAAAGATGAGCAGGGGGAGAaagatgagaaaaagaaagaaaaaaagaaggaaaagaataaagatttggaggaagaagaaaaggggACAGAGGACTTAAAAGGCAGAAGCTCGAGTAGTAAGGATGAAAAAGACAAGAAGCATGAAGAGGAGGTGAAGGAGAAAGATAAAGAGaagaagggaaaaaaagaaaagaaggtcAAAGATAAAGAGAAGAAGGTAGATGAAGAATCTGAGGAAAAGAAcaaggaaaatgaagaagatgataaaGGGGaagataagaaaaaagagaaagacaaaaagaaagagaagaaacaCAAAGATGAATTAgatgaggaagaagaaaaggaaactgaagagaagaagaaaaataagaaggaTGAGGAGAAGAAAGATAAGAAACACAAAGATGTTGTGGacaaggaagaagaagatgaaggtaaagagaaagaagagaagaagaaaaagaaggacaAGAAGCATAAGGATGGAGTAGATGATGAAGGTgaagagaagaagaggagagaaaagaagaaggacaAGGAagacaaaaaggaaaaggaacaCAAGGATGAAAGCAAACAGTTGAAGAGTGAGATTGAAGTTGCCTCCAGAGAGATTAAAATGGAACCTGGACTGGAAGGAGAGGAGGCGGAGGAGGAGAAGCAAGACAAGACAAAGGAAggtaaagagaaaaagaaagataaagacCAGAAAGAGAAGAGTgataagaagagaaaaaagggCGAGAAAGGTAAGAGCAAGGACATTGGAAATCAGAAAAACAAGTTGGATAAAATTGATGGAAAAATCAATGCTCTCCTTGAGAAAAAAgctgacattttgaggcaGATAAAAGAAGCTGAGGATGTGAACTCTGTTGTCCATGAGGACAAAGATGCACAAACAGCTGATACCAAATAA